One genomic window of Actinomycetota bacterium includes the following:
- a CDS encoding MFS transporter has product MNKRSLFKERLNLKSRRYSPNAIIAVLAVSGAVVSIMQTVFIPLLSEIPALLNCTAEQASWLITATLISSSVAIPSVAKLADMYGKRRMMIVSLGVLIVGSLIGTFGTTFPQMLVARIFQGFAMALIPIGMSIMRDQIPPQKLPGAIALMSGTMGIGAGIGLPLGGFIFQTLGWHAIFGVSALTGTLSLVAILFVVPESPIRSGGRFDYVGAGLISLWLTALLLAITKGEHWGWTSPSILGLFAASAALFALWIPLELRVSQPVIDLRTTMHKPVMLTNIATLVVGIAMYANILTSTQMLEMPTSTGYGFGLTVFQSGLVLLPSAAAMVAMAPVAARIVTQFGPKRALLTGCLALSAGYLFRYFYFSSIVEVGIGAIIVSGATMIAFSAAPNIIMRVVPISETSAANGLNNVMRTMGTSVSSAAVAALLTGVTLEVAGGALLPQLQAFQLIYIGAAVAALIAAFIGWFLPRNLDLAHVAVSSGAAAMAHQNAELMHERPHEFVLRGSVTDADGTAINNAQLVFSTTEGQQIDWERTDAKGNYSVTLPEPGVYRIVVHAQGWQDLEEIADIDDQNPPRQVIMTSGVRV; this is encoded by the coding sequence GTGAACAAGCGTTCACTTTTCAAGGAGCGACTGAATTTGAAGTCTCGTAGGTATTCACCGAACGCCATCATTGCCGTGCTCGCAGTCAGCGGCGCGGTTGTGTCGATCATGCAGACGGTGTTCATCCCGCTGCTCTCGGAGATCCCGGCACTGCTCAATTGCACTGCCGAACAAGCGTCGTGGTTGATCACTGCAACGTTGATCTCAAGTTCTGTGGCAATCCCTTCGGTGGCAAAGCTGGCCGATATGTACGGCAAGCGCCGCATGATGATCGTCAGTCTTGGGGTGCTGATTGTTGGCTCCTTGATCGGAACCTTTGGCACGACATTTCCGCAGATGCTCGTGGCAAGAATCTTCCAGGGTTTCGCAATGGCTTTGATTCCCATTGGCATGAGCATCATGCGCGATCAGATTCCGCCGCAGAAGTTGCCAGGCGCAATCGCACTGATGAGCGGAACGATGGGCATCGGCGCTGGGATCGGTTTGCCGCTGGGTGGCTTCATCTTCCAGACCTTGGGCTGGCATGCGATCTTCGGTGTTTCAGCACTGACCGGCACCCTCAGCTTGGTAGCGATTCTGTTCGTCGTTCCCGAATCCCCAATTCGCAGTGGTGGCAGGTTCGACTACGTCGGGGCCGGACTTATCTCACTTTGGCTGACAGCATTGCTGCTTGCGATCACCAAGGGTGAGCACTGGGGTTGGACGAGTCCGTCGATTCTCGGACTCTTCGCAGCATCCGCTGCATTGTTTGCGCTCTGGATTCCATTGGAACTGCGCGTCAGTCAGCCAGTGATTGATCTGCGCACCACCATGCACAAGCCCGTGATGCTGACCAACATCGCGACCCTTGTCGTTGGCATTGCGATGTACGCCAACATCTTGACGAGCACTCAGATGCTCGAGATGCCTACCAGCACTGGCTACGGCTTTGGACTCACCGTGTTTCAGTCGGGACTCGTACTACTGCCTTCGGCTGCAGCAATGGTGGCGATGGCGCCCGTGGCTGCACGCATCGTCACGCAGTTTGGCCCCAAGCGCGCGCTGCTCACCGGCTGTCTGGCGCTGTCGGCTGGCTATCTATTCCGCTATTTCTACTTCTCGTCGATTGTGGAGGTTGGCATCGGCGCGATCATCGTCTCGGGCGCCACCATGATCGCCTTCTCAGCAGCCCCCAACATCATCATGCGCGTTGTGCCGATCTCAGAGACCTCGGCCGCCAACGGCCTCAACAACGTCATGCGCACGATGGGCACCTCGGTATCCAGCGCGGCGGTTGCCGCGCTTCTCACTGGCGTCACGCTGGAGGTAGCTGGCGGCGCGCTTCTTCCGCAATTGCAGGCCTTCCAACTCATCTATATCGGCGCAGCCGTGGCGGCATTGATCGCTGCATTCATCGGTTGGTTCCTGCCGCGCAATCTTGATCTCGCCCATGTCGCGGTTTCCTCCGGAGCAGCAGCCATGGCCCACCAAAATGCCGAGCTCATGCACGAGCGTCCGCACGAGTTCGTTTTGCGCGGAAGTGTCACCGATGCCGATGGCACGGCGATCAACAACGCGCAACTCGTGTTCTCCACCACTGAGGGTCAGCAAATCGACTGGGAGCGTACCGATGCCAAGGGCAATTACTCAGTGACCCTCCCAGAGCCAGGGGTGTACCGGATCGTGGTGCACGCGCAGGGGTGGCAGGATCTTGAAGAGATCGCCGACATTGACGATCAGAACCCACCTCGCCAGGTCATCATGACGAGTGGCGTTCGCGTTTAG
- a CDS encoding HD domain-containing phosphohydrolase has translation MEKLEHVQLSDAGLALLFEFSRGPSFAYDPSSLRIAMVNDTALNYYGYSREDFLNLTLDEIIDPAFLPTVLQSFAEQCLFKMDMIHTSARGRRLEVQMIDRELLIAGMAIRVVQVQALDEIELQQRILTRQLDAVLNMVSTMIRMRDPFTDRHQFRVAALTTAMVHEMGLARNEATGVVVAATLHDIGKQGVPVEILYFAGRLNRAAMELVKGHSQAGYDLLEPIEMRWPIAQMTLEHHERLDGSGYPRGLRSKDTLLGSRIIAVADTAESMMSHRPYRAALGIEPTLAELNAGKGVLYEEAAVSACLKVISESDFHFPDGVL, from the coding sequence ATGGAAAAGTTAGAGCATGTGCAACTGAGCGATGCCGGCCTCGCACTCCTATTCGAGTTCAGCCGAGGGCCTTCCTTCGCCTACGATCCCAGTTCGCTTCGAATTGCCATGGTCAATGACACGGCCCTGAACTACTACGGCTATAGCCGTGAAGACTTCTTGAACTTGACTCTCGACGAGATCATCGATCCTGCGTTCCTGCCGACGGTGCTGCAGTCATTTGCTGAGCAATGTCTCTTCAAGATGGACATGATCCACACTTCTGCGCGAGGCCGCCGCCTTGAGGTGCAAATGATCGATCGTGAGTTGTTGATTGCAGGCATGGCAATTCGAGTTGTGCAAGTGCAGGCCCTTGACGAAATCGAATTGCAGCAGCGAATATTGACCAGGCAACTTGATGCCGTACTGAACATGGTGTCAACCATGATCCGCATGCGCGACCCATTCACCGACCGACACCAATTTCGCGTCGCCGCCCTGACCACGGCGATGGTGCATGAGATGGGTCTGGCGCGCAATGAGGCGACTGGCGTTGTGGTGGCCGCCACCCTTCATGACATCGGCAAGCAGGGCGTGCCGGTGGAGATCCTGTACTTTGCCGGCCGATTGAATCGGGCGGCAATGGAATTGGTGAAGGGCCACAGCCAAGCAGGCTACGACCTACTGGAACCCATCGAAATGCGATGGCCAATCGCCCAGATGACACTTGAACATCACGAACGACTCGATGGATCGGGCTATCCGCGCGGCTTGAGATCAAAAGATACCCTTCTTGGCAGTCGCATCATTGCGGTGGCCGATACTGCAGAATCGATGATGTCGCATCGGCCCTACCGAGCAGCTTTGGGAATCGAGCCCACATTGGCCGAATTGAATGCCGGCAAGGGAGTTCTCTATGAAGAGGCAGCAGTATCGGCTTGCCTAAAGGTGATCAGTGAAAGCGACTTTCACTTCCCCGACGGAGTTCTGTGA
- a CDS encoding acyl-CoA dehydrogenase family protein: MSSMSEEREALRSAVADYLDANYPIDKVQRIADGKEAVPADAWLKLSQGLGLAGLVIPEEFGGQGAGYAELGAVLQEFGRTLAPLPMLSSAALGTLPFLLATDDTVRRPYLEALASGEATAALALTEAAGEWPVTAHETTALQAGENWHVSGSKSFVLDNGGATFYVVSAQTENGVGIFVIDGADVTREALNAIDLTRAQSSISFEKAPAIALAVDAGDTIKQLQELAAILISSEQLGGATAVMNMFVEYAKIRVQFGRIIGSFQAIKHMCANTLVEVEKARGAAEDAADKAAAGQDDLALSASLAKVSCSEAFTNATLTNIRVHGGIGYTWEHPAHLYFRRSRSSSALFGTPAQHREALLVGLGY, from the coding sequence ATGTCGAGCATGTCCGAGGAGCGCGAGGCTCTCCGCAGCGCAGTTGCCGATTATCTGGACGCCAATTACCCCATCGACAAGGTGCAGCGCATCGCCGATGGCAAAGAGGCCGTGCCGGCTGATGCCTGGCTGAAGCTCTCGCAGGGCCTTGGCCTTGCTGGTCTGGTGATCCCCGAAGAATTTGGCGGTCAAGGCGCCGGATACGCCGAACTCGGAGCAGTGCTCCAGGAATTTGGTCGCACCCTGGCTCCGCTGCCGATGCTCTCCAGCGCGGCCCTTGGCACCCTGCCCTTCCTGCTTGCCACCGATGACACCGTGCGCCGTCCGTACCTGGAGGCTTTGGCCTCCGGTGAGGCAACCGCAGCACTTGCGTTGACTGAAGCCGCCGGCGAATGGCCGGTCACCGCACACGAGACCACCGCTTTACAGGCTGGCGAGAATTGGCATGTCAGTGGTAGCAAGAGTTTTGTTCTCGACAATGGCGGCGCGACCTTCTACGTCGTCTCAGCGCAAACCGAGAACGGCGTCGGCATCTTCGTCATCGATGGCGCTGACGTGACCCGCGAGGCGCTCAACGCTATTGATCTGACCCGCGCTCAGTCCTCCATCAGTTTCGAAAAGGCACCGGCGATCGCATTGGCCGTTGACGCTGGTGACACCATCAAGCAGCTGCAAGAACTTGCAGCAATCTTGATTTCGAGCGAACAACTCGGTGGCGCAACAGCGGTCATGAACATGTTCGTTGAGTACGCCAAGATCCGCGTGCAGTTCGGCCGCATCATTGGTTCCTTCCAGGCCATCAAGCACATGTGTGCCAACACCCTGGTGGAGGTCGAGAAGGCCCGCGGAGCTGCAGAAGATGCGGCCGACAAGGCAGCTGCAGGTCAAGACGATCTGGCTCTTTCAGCCAGTCTGGCCAAGGTCTCCTGCTCTGAGGCCTTCACCAATGCCACGCTCACCAACATTCGTGTGCACGGTGGCATTGGCTACACCTGGGAGCACCCCGCACATCTCTACTTCCGTCGTTCGCGCAGTTCTTCAGCGCTGTTCGGCACTCCCGCGCAGCACCGCGAGGCGCTGCTCGTTGGCTTGGGTTACTAG
- a CDS encoding acyl-CoA dehydrogenase family protein encodes MTTSTDTSTDLEAFRAEVRAWFKANGKRIDDHSAVEEADGETVDYLARARGFMNKLYDAGFSGLSWPKEYGGQSLTMNHQRVFNEEANGYDLQSSPFMVTLGMCAPTLLQYGTEEQREEHIPKMLRGDEVWCQLFSEPGAGSDVAGLTTKAVRDGDEWVINGQKVWTSGAHFSKFGLIVTRTNVDVPKHKGITMFIVDMSSPGVTVRPLRQMSGGSGFNEVFFDNVRVPASNLVGEVDHGWMAAIGTLMNERVSIGAGGGGLGRGSGTPQFDNLSELATHVGKKNDGATRQELASIYVEERLIQILGDRMRAGMKAGKAPGPEGSIAKLSGSELGKRSADMAMTLLAESGQAWTDGDEIAARWAGSLLGSPGGAIAGGTPEIMRNILGERSLGLPKEPQVDRDMPFKDVKTN; translated from the coding sequence ATGACGACTTCAACTGACACCTCAACTGACCTGGAAGCCTTCCGCGCCGAGGTGCGAGCCTGGTTCAAGGCCAATGGCAAGCGCATTGACGACCACTCCGCAGTCGAAGAAGCCGATGGCGAGACTGTCGACTATCTGGCGCGCGCTCGCGGCTTCATGAACAAGCTCTACGACGCCGGCTTCTCGGGTTTGTCATGGCCAAAGGAGTACGGCGGCCAGAGCCTGACGATGAACCACCAGCGGGTATTCAACGAAGAGGCCAACGGCTATGACCTGCAGAGCTCGCCATTCATGGTGACCTTGGGCATGTGTGCACCGACCTTGCTGCAGTACGGCACCGAAGAGCAGCGCGAGGAGCACATTCCCAAGATGCTGCGCGGCGACGAAGTGTGGTGCCAGCTGTTCTCCGAGCCAGGTGCTGGCTCCGATGTTGCCGGCCTGACCACCAAGGCCGTGCGCGATGGCGATGAGTGGGTCATCAATGGTCAGAAGGTGTGGACCTCCGGCGCCCACTTCTCCAAGTTCGGCCTGATCGTGACTCGCACCAATGTCGATGTGCCAAAGCACAAGGGCATCACGATGTTCATTGTCGACATGAGCTCGCCTGGTGTGACTGTGCGACCACTGCGTCAGATGAGTGGTGGCAGCGGTTTCAACGAGGTCTTCTTCGACAACGTTCGGGTGCCTGCCTCCAACTTGGTCGGTGAGGTCGATCACGGCTGGATGGCAGCCATCGGCACGCTCATGAACGAGCGCGTCTCGATCGGTGCTGGCGGCGGCGGCCTTGGCCGTGGCTCGGGCACCCCGCAATTCGACAACCTCTCTGAGCTCGCCACGCATGTTGGCAAGAAGAACGACGGCGCAACCCGTCAGGAGCTTGCCAGCATCTATGTCGAAGAGCGTCTGATCCAGATCCTTGGTGACCGCATGCGTGCGGGCATGAAGGCTGGCAAGGCTCCCGGACCGGAAGGTTCGATCGCCAAGCTGAGTGGCTCTGAGTTGGGCAAGCGCAGCGCCGATATGGCCATGACCCTGCTTGCCGAATCAGGACAGGCCTGGACCGACGGCGACGAGATCGCCGCACGTTGGGCCGGCAGCCTGCTCGGTTCACCTGGTGGCGCGATCGCCGGTGGAACGCCAGAGATCATGCGCAACATCCTCGGTGAGCGTTCGCTGGGTCTTCCCAAGGAGCCGCAGGTTGATCGCGACATGCCGTTCAAGGATGTCAAGACCAACTAG
- a CDS encoding SDR family oxidoreductase, whose amino-acid sequence MGALDGRVAIITGAGRGVGREHALFFAKEGASVVVNDLGAANDGSGSDVGPAQQVADEIIAAGGQAVANTDDVASTEGAQNMVDQAVAEFGDLNILVNNAGILRDRMLVNMSDADWDDIIRVTLRGHFAPTRAAAQYWRVTSKERGLTPANIVNTSSTSGLFGNVGQTNYGAAKSGLGSFTHIAQMELERYGVIANAIAPSARTRLTLSVPGAQEREDERLKTADLSQWDPRGPENISPFVGWLSTADCPSRGRTYFVQGGAVYLFQPWAIVDSIEKEGLWTIDELNEKAAKFATYEFNLNLPY is encoded by the coding sequence ATGGGTGCACTAGACGGACGCGTAGCGATCATCACCGGCGCTGGTCGTGGAGTGGGGCGCGAGCACGCGCTGTTCTTCGCCAAGGAAGGTGCCAGCGTTGTGGTCAATGACCTCGGCGCCGCAAATGATGGCTCAGGTAGTGACGTTGGCCCGGCGCAGCAGGTAGCCGACGAGATCATCGCTGCTGGTGGTCAAGCCGTTGCCAACACTGACGATGTCGCCAGCACCGAAGGTGCGCAGAACATGGTCGATCAGGCAGTTGCCGAATTTGGTGACCTCAACATCCTGGTCAACAACGCTGGCATCCTTCGCGACCGCATGCTCGTCAACATGAGCGATGCGGATTGGGACGACATCATCCGCGTCACTCTTCGCGGTCACTTCGCACCAACCCGTGCGGCTGCGCAGTACTGGCGAGTCACCAGCAAGGAGCGCGGCCTCACGCCGGCGAACATCGTCAACACCAGCTCGACCTCGGGCCTGTTCGGCAATGTCGGCCAGACCAATTACGGCGCTGCCAAGAGTGGCCTGGGCTCCTTCACCCACATTGCCCAAATGGAACTTGAGCGCTACGGCGTCATCGCCAATGCCATCGCCCCGTCGGCCCGCACGAGACTGACCTTGAGCGTGCCCGGAGCCCAGGAGCGTGAAGATGAGCGCCTGAAGACCGCTGACCTCAGCCAGTGGGATCCACGCGGCCCCGAGAACATCTCCCCATTTGTGGGCTGGCTCTCTACCGCTGACTGCCCGAGCAGGGGCCGCACCTATTTCGTGCAGGGTGGCGCCGTCTACCTCTTCCAGCCCTGGGCGATCGTGGACTCGATCGAGAAGGAAGGCCTCTGGACTATCGACGAGCTCAACGAGAAGGCCGCGAAGTTCGCGACCTACGAGTTCAACCTCAACCTGCCCTACTAA
- a CDS encoding thioesterase family protein, with protein sequence MSGVPDLQQILAVRPTSTDQFIADYQAPSARSLNGGQMAGQALNSAFATVDERLDANAVHVFFLNAGDPLKPVEFEVQRERDSRAFSTRQVLAHQGDRLIARVGISFHAPEGGENVQIPTSPAVAEPEDCELAPSRCPGFEVRVPKQAADYLYEPRLWARPVHELGNNRRLNSCALIYLSDLHSGIPQLTDLTDEDFHTSLDHAIWLHRTPKMDDWILMDHQGESLADGRGWYRGRFYGHDGQLVASMGQEMLLRPATRD encoded by the coding sequence ATGAGCGGAGTTCCCGATCTTCAGCAGATTCTTGCTGTGCGACCGACCTCGACTGATCAATTCATTGCCGACTACCAGGCTCCCAGTGCGCGTTCGCTCAACGGCGGACAGATGGCCGGCCAAGCGCTGAACTCGGCCTTTGCAACAGTTGACGAGCGCCTGGATGCCAACGCCGTGCACGTCTTCTTTCTCAACGCCGGTGATCCGCTGAAGCCGGTGGAGTTCGAGGTGCAACGCGAGCGCGACAGCCGGGCGTTCTCAACTCGGCAGGTGCTCGCTCATCAAGGTGACCGCCTCATTGCCCGAGTCGGCATCTCCTTCCATGCCCCTGAGGGCGGCGAAAACGTGCAGATTCCCACTTCGCCCGCAGTTGCCGAACCGGAGGATTGCGAACTTGCCCCCTCACGCTGCCCGGGCTTTGAGGTCAGGGTTCCGAAACAGGCTGCCGACTATCTGTACGAGCCGCGCCTGTGGGCAAGACCAGTGCACGAGCTCGGCAATAACAGGCGCCTGAATTCCTGCGCACTGATCTATCTGTCTGACCTTCACAGCGGTATCCCGCAGCTGACCGATCTCACGGACGAAGATTTTCACACCAGCTTGGACCATGCGATCTGGTTGCATCGCACGCCCAAGATGGACGACTGGATCCTGATGGATCACCAAGGCGAATCACTGGCTGACGGACGTGGTTGGTATCGCGGGCGCTTCTACGGGCACGATGGTCAACTCGTAGCCAGCATGGGCCAGGAAATGCTGCTGAGGCCTGCTACCCGAGATTGA
- a CDS encoding type II toxin-antitoxin system VapC family toxin, which produces MTTYFDSSALVKRYIVEPDSEQAIALINAESLRVTSMITRVEVRRAIARIPSAVESSMAREQFIVDLIQFDVAAVDSAVCDRAAAIAESSGIRSLDSLHLATAMLAGCTKFVTFDRRQAAVAEELGMSINLG; this is translated from the coding sequence GTGACGACCTATTTCGATAGCAGTGCCTTGGTCAAGCGCTACATCGTTGAGCCCGACAGCGAGCAAGCAATCGCGCTGATTAATGCGGAGTCGCTCCGCGTTACTTCGATGATCACGCGCGTTGAAGTCCGTCGAGCGATTGCACGCATTCCCAGCGCTGTTGAAAGCTCGATGGCTCGCGAACAGTTCATCGTTGATCTCATTCAATTTGATGTTGCTGCCGTCGACTCTGCCGTATGCGATCGCGCAGCCGCAATTGCAGAGTCTTCAGGTATTCGATCATTGGACAGCTTGCATCTTGCAACAGCGATGCTCGCCGGATGCACGAAGTTTGTGACCTTTGATCGTCGTCAAGCTGCAGTCGCTGAAGAACTCGGCATGAGCATCAATCTCGGGTAG
- a CDS encoding type II toxin-antitoxin system prevent-host-death family antitoxin has translation MDVGIRELKAHLSHYVKRASRGETIRVTDRGRTAAVLTPPTQDLELPEGLARGIREGWITSAQSRGPLAEYFPTATLPAGETSLQIIQEDREDR, from the coding sequence ATGGATGTCGGAATTAGGGAACTCAAGGCGCACCTTTCCCACTACGTGAAGCGCGCTTCACGAGGCGAGACGATTCGAGTTACTGATCGTGGCCGGACAGCCGCTGTGTTGACTCCCCCGACCCAAGATCTGGAACTTCCCGAAGGACTCGCACGCGGGATTCGCGAGGGGTGGATCACTTCAGCACAGTCTCGCGGGCCACTAGCCGAGTACTTCCCAACTGCAACTTTGCCTGCAGGTGAAACCTCACTTCAAATCATTCAGGAAGACCGTGAAGATCGGTGA
- a CDS encoding type II toxin-antitoxin system Phd/YefM family antitoxin: MSEMTVSDARSRLADVVDQARVEHEPVFLTRRGRRVAAVIDADQLEGLIEAAEDLDDLRAVAEARADMAATGQGPIPWEQVKADLGLT; encoded by the coding sequence ATGAGCGAGATGACGGTGTCTGACGCGCGTTCGCGATTGGCGGACGTTGTCGACCAGGCGCGCGTGGAGCATGAGCCGGTATTTCTAACGCGGCGTGGCCGACGTGTTGCCGCAGTGATCGATGCCGATCAACTCGAGGGTCTGATCGAGGCGGCCGAGGATCTGGATGATTTGCGCGCCGTGGCTGAGGCACGGGCAGATATGGCCGCGACCGGGCAGGGCCCCATTCCGTGGGAGCAGGTCAAGGCAGACCTTGGCCTGACGTGA
- a CDS encoding type II toxin-antitoxin system RelE/ParE family toxin: MTYRIQITPAAARQLRRLDPQARRRIQAAIELLATEPRPAGATRLVGGAGEWRVRTGDYRVVYEIQDAVLMVLVIAVGHRRDVYRNIL, encoded by the coding sequence GTGACCTACCGGATCCAGATCACGCCGGCGGCCGCGCGCCAACTGCGCCGACTAGATCCGCAGGCCCGTCGTCGTATCCAGGCGGCCATCGAGCTCTTGGCGACCGAACCGCGACCGGCCGGTGCAACGAGATTGGTGGGTGGCGCAGGCGAGTGGCGTGTGCGCACCGGCGACTACCGGGTTGTGTACGAGATCCAGGACGCGGTCCTGATGGTTCTAGTAATAGCTGTCGGTCACAGGCGGGATGTCTATCGCAACATTCTGTAG
- the lexA gene encoding transcriptional repressor LexA gives MSELVELPDGPADEAGLTTRQRQILTMIRDSVDDRGYPPSVREIGESVGLTSPSSVAYQLKSLEKLGYLRRDPNRPRAMVVADPNTELPAIGESFSSPARLRVVESTEEFDASESVRAGAALVPLVGRIAAGGPILAEQEIEAVFPLPRDLVGEGELFMLKVSGDSMIDAAICDGDWVVVRTQNTAENGEIVAALLDDEATVKTLKRSDGHVWLMPHNPAYAPILGDHAKIMGKVVTVLRKL, from the coding sequence ATGAGCGAGCTTGTGGAACTGCCAGATGGCCCGGCTGATGAAGCTGGCCTGACCACTCGGCAGCGTCAGATCCTGACAATGATCCGCGATTCAGTCGACGATCGCGGCTATCCGCCAAGCGTGCGCGAGATCGGCGAGAGCGTTGGCCTGACATCTCCCAGTTCGGTTGCCTACCAGCTCAAGAGCCTGGAGAAGCTGGGCTACCTGCGTCGCGACCCCAACCGGCCTCGAGCCATGGTGGTTGCTGACCCGAACACTGAATTGCCCGCCATTGGCGAATCCTTCTCATCGCCTGCTCGGCTGCGAGTTGTTGAATCGACCGAAGAGTTCGATGCTTCTGAGTCCGTTCGCGCTGGCGCTGCCCTGGTGCCACTGGTTGGTCGTATTGCTGCCGGTGGCCCGATCCTGGCCGAGCAAGAGATTGAGGCTGTCTTCCCGCTCCCCCGCGATCTCGTAGGCGAAGGCGAACTGTTCATGCTGAAGGTCAGTGGCGATTCGATGATCGATGCAGCCATTTGCGATGGCGATTGGGTTGTCGTCCGCACGCAGAACACGGCAGAGAACGGCGAGATCGTTGCAGCTCTTCTTGATGACGAAGCGACTGTGAAGACTTTAAAGCGCAGCGATGGACATGTGTGGCTGATGCCGCACAACCCTGCCTACGCCCCGATCCTTGGCGATCACGCCAAGATCATGGGCAAGGTCGTCACGGTGCTGCGCAAGCTCTAG
- a CDS encoding LysM peptidoglycan-binding domain-containing protein — translation MAIAIPLAPARRPVRTTSAVRSVRTAVRTSPRVPTVRASPRVPTVRASRPSKQASQLTRRGRLVVLFGGVIALFSAMLMFGQIASATITNQGPATAVVVVQPGETLWSIAQSVAPSADPRETVSRIRDLNGMTSAVVIKGQSLIVPVIN, via the coding sequence ATGGCGATCGCAATCCCGTTAGCCCCAGCCCGCCGCCCCGTTCGCACCACAAGTGCCGTCCGGTCGGTTCGCACCGCAGTTCGCACCTCACCCCGTGTGCCAACTGTTCGCGCCTCACCCCGTGTGCCAACTGTTCGCGCCTCGCGCCCTTCGAAGCAGGCTTCTCAGCTGACCCGCCGCGGTCGCCTGGTCGTGCTCTTCGGGGGAGTCATCGCACTGTTCAGTGCCATGCTCATGTTCGGTCAGATCGCCAGCGCGACGATCACGAATCAAGGTCCGGCCACAGCAGTAGTTGTGGTGCAGCCTGGTGAAACCCTTTGGTCGATCGCGCAGTCTGTTGCGCCAAGTGCTGATCCCCGCGAGACCGTGAGCCGCATTCGAGACCTCAATGGCATGACCTCAGCTGTGGTCATCAAGGGTCAGTCGCTGATCGTTCCGGTCATCAACTAG
- the nrdR gene encoding transcriptional regulator NrdR encodes MRCPFCKEDDSRVVDSRAAEDGLAIRRRRECANCGRRFTTAETALLLIAKRSGALESFSREKVVNGVRKACQGRPVSDDDLARLAHRVEDTLRAAGAAQVPAQEVGLAILGPLRELDEVAYLRFASVYRSFDTLEDFEAEIALLRAEGEPLGKEPSTTSTKQ; translated from the coding sequence ATGCGTTGTCCTTTCTGCAAGGAAGACGACTCACGGGTCGTGGATTCCCGCGCGGCTGAAGATGGCCTGGCCATCCGTCGCCGTCGCGAATGCGCCAACTGCGGTCGCCGGTTCACCACTGCCGAGACTGCACTGCTTCTGATCGCCAAGCGCTCTGGAGCCCTTGAATCCTTTAGCCGCGAGAAGGTTGTCAACGGTGTTCGCAAGGCCTGCCAAGGCCGACCGGTCAGCGACGATGATCTGGCCCGGCTAGCCCACCGAGTCGAGGACACCCTGCGCGCAGCTGGCGCGGCCCAAGTCCCGGCCCAAGAGGTTGGCCTCGCCATCCTCGGCCCGCTTCGCGAACTCGACGAAGTGGCCTACCTGCGCTTTGCCTCCGTCTATCGATCCTTCGACACCCTTGAGGACTTCGAAGCCGAGATCGCCCTACTGCGTGCAGAAGGCGAACCCCTCGGCAAGGAGCCCAGCACCACCAGCACCAAGCAGTAA